The following coding sequences are from one Zalophus californianus isolate mZalCal1 chromosome 15, mZalCal1.pri.v2, whole genome shotgun sequence window:
- the DNAJC9 gene encoding dnaJ homolog subfamily C member 9 isoform X1, with the protein MGLLELCEEVFGTADLYRVLGVRRQASDDEVRRGYHKVSLRVHPDRVGDDDKEDATRRFQILGKVYSVLSDKEQRALYDEQGTVDEDFDVLNQDRDWETYWRLLFKKISLEDIQAFEKTYKGSEEELADIKQAYLDFKGDMDQIMESVLCVQYTEEPRIRNIIQQAIDAGEIPSYNAFVKESKQKMNARKRRAQEEAKEAEISRKELGLDEGVDNLKAVIQSRQKDRQKEMDNFLAQMEAKYCKPSKRGGKKTPLKKEKK; encoded by the exons ATGGGGTTGCTGGAGCTGTGCGAGGAAGTGTTCGGTACCGCCGACCTTTACCGAGTGTTGGGCGTGCGGCGCCAGGCCTCGGACGACGAGGTCCGACGCGGCTACCACAAGGTGTCTCTGCGGGTTCACCCGGACCGGGTCGGCGACGACGACAAAGAGGACGCCACCCGCCGCTTCCAG ATCCTCGGGAAAGTCTATTCTGTTTTGAGCGACAAAGAACAGAGAGCATTGTACGATGAGCAGGGAACAGTGGACGAAGATTTTGATGTGCTCAACCAAGATCGGGACTGGGAGACGTATTGgaggttactttttaaaaag ATATCTCTAGAAGACATTCAAGCTTTTGAAAAGACATACAAAGGTTCTGAAGAAGAGCTGGCGGATATTAAACAGGCCTATTTGGATTTCAAGGGTGACATGGATCAGATCATGGAATCTGTGCTGTGTGTGCAGTACACAGAAGAACCCAGGATAAGGAACATTATTCAGCAAGCCATTGATGCTGGCGAGATCCCCTCCTATAATGCCTTTGTCAAAGAATCAAAGCAAAAGATGAATGCAAGGAAAAGGAGG GCTCAGGAAGAGGCTAAAGAAGCAGAAATAAGCAGGAAGGAGTTGGGCCTTGACGAAGGAGTAGATAACTTGAAAGCAGTCATTCAG AGCAGACAAAAGGATCGGCAAAAGGAAATGGACAATTTTCTGGCTCAAATGGAAGCAAAGTACTGCAAACCTTCTAAGCGAGGAGGGAAAAAAACGCctctcaagaaagaaaagaaataa
- the DNAJC9 gene encoding dnaJ homolog subfamily C member 9 isoform X3, with translation MGLLELCEEVFGTADLYRVLGVRRQASDDEVRRGYHKVSLRVHPDRVGDDDKEDATRRFQILGKVYSVLSDKEQRALYDEQGTVDEDFDVLNQDRDWETYWRLLFKKISLEDIQAFEKTYKGSEEELADIKQAYLDFKGDMDQIMESVLCVQYTEEPRIRNIIQQAIDAGEIPSYNAFVKESKQKMNARKRRAQEEAKEAEISRKELGLDEGVDNLKAVIQRIIFEESCL, from the exons ATGGGGTTGCTGGAGCTGTGCGAGGAAGTGTTCGGTACCGCCGACCTTTACCGAGTGTTGGGCGTGCGGCGCCAGGCCTCGGACGACGAGGTCCGACGCGGCTACCACAAGGTGTCTCTGCGGGTTCACCCGGACCGGGTCGGCGACGACGACAAAGAGGACGCCACCCGCCGCTTCCAG ATCCTCGGGAAAGTCTATTCTGTTTTGAGCGACAAAGAACAGAGAGCATTGTACGATGAGCAGGGAACAGTGGACGAAGATTTTGATGTGCTCAACCAAGATCGGGACTGGGAGACGTATTGgaggttactttttaaaaag ATATCTCTAGAAGACATTCAAGCTTTTGAAAAGACATACAAAGGTTCTGAAGAAGAGCTGGCGGATATTAAACAGGCCTATTTGGATTTCAAGGGTGACATGGATCAGATCATGGAATCTGTGCTGTGTGTGCAGTACACAGAAGAACCCAGGATAAGGAACATTATTCAGCAAGCCATTGATGCTGGCGAGATCCCCTCCTATAATGCCTTTGTCAAAGAATCAAAGCAAAAGATGAATGCAAGGAAAAGGAGG GCTCAGGAAGAGGCTAAAGAAGCAGAAATAAGCAGGAAGGAGTTGGGCCTTGACGAAGGAGTAGATAACTTGAAAGCAGTCATTCAG
- the DNAJC9 gene encoding dnaJ homolog subfamily C member 9 isoform X4, whose protein sequence is MGLLELCEEVFGTADLYRVLGVRRQASDDEVRRGYHKVSLRVHPDRVGDDDKEDATRRFQILGKVYSVLSDKEQRALYDEQGTVDEDFDVLNQDRDWETYWRLLFKKISLEDIQAFEKTYKGSEEELADIKQAYLDFKGDMDQIMESVLCVQYTEEPRIRNIIQQAIDAGEIPSYNAFVKESKQKMNARKRRAQEEAKEAEISRKELGLDEGVDNLKAVIQLSRP, encoded by the exons ATGGGGTTGCTGGAGCTGTGCGAGGAAGTGTTCGGTACCGCCGACCTTTACCGAGTGTTGGGCGTGCGGCGCCAGGCCTCGGACGACGAGGTCCGACGCGGCTACCACAAGGTGTCTCTGCGGGTTCACCCGGACCGGGTCGGCGACGACGACAAAGAGGACGCCACCCGCCGCTTCCAG ATCCTCGGGAAAGTCTATTCTGTTTTGAGCGACAAAGAACAGAGAGCATTGTACGATGAGCAGGGAACAGTGGACGAAGATTTTGATGTGCTCAACCAAGATCGGGACTGGGAGACGTATTGgaggttactttttaaaaag ATATCTCTAGAAGACATTCAAGCTTTTGAAAAGACATACAAAGGTTCTGAAGAAGAGCTGGCGGATATTAAACAGGCCTATTTGGATTTCAAGGGTGACATGGATCAGATCATGGAATCTGTGCTGTGTGTGCAGTACACAGAAGAACCCAGGATAAGGAACATTATTCAGCAAGCCATTGATGCTGGCGAGATCCCCTCCTATAATGCCTTTGTCAAAGAATCAAAGCAAAAGATGAATGCAAGGAAAAGGAGG GCTCAGGAAGAGGCTAAAGAAGCAGAAATAAGCAGGAAGGAGTTGGGCCTTGACGAAGGAGTAGATAACTTGAAAGCAGTCATTCAG